The following coding sequences lie in one Saimiri boliviensis isolate mSaiBol1 chromosome 6, mSaiBol1.pri, whole genome shotgun sequence genomic window:
- the LOC120364620 gene encoding large ribosomal subunit protein eL39-like: MSSHKTFRIKRFLAKKQKQNSPIPQWIRMKTGNKIRYNSKRRHWRRTKLGL, translated from the coding sequence ATGTCTTCTCACAAGACTTTCAGGATTAAGCGATTCCtggccaagaaacaaaagcaaaacagtcCCATTCCCCAGTGGATTCGGatgaaaactggtaataaaatTAGGTACAACTCCAAAAGGAGACACTGGAGAAGAACCAAGCTGGGTCTATAA